The Chryseolinea soli nucleotide sequence TTCCGGTAAAGTCGATCATGTAGGGCAATGCAACAAAAACAATCAGGGCGGCCACCATCATCGACAGAAAAACGATGAGGAAGGATTCGCCCAAAAATTGAAAGATCAAGCTACTCCGCTCAGCGCCAATCGATTTTCGTATGCCGACTTCTTTTCCACGCTCCATGGACCTTGCGGTGGCGAGATTCATAAAGTTGATGATAGCAATCACCAGAATAAAAATGCCGATGATGGAGAATACATAAATGTTCGGCAAACTGCCGGTCTCTCCGGGTTGTCTTTCGGCGAAGGTTCGCAGATAAACATTTTTCAGTGGTTCAATCCCAATGGTATAATTGGGGTCCTTCTGCACTCTGGTCAGGAAAGCCGGAATTTTTTGCTTGAAGGCAGCCTCATTGAACTGGTCTTTCACAAGGAAATACGTATAAGAATCCACATAGCCCCACTCATCGAAGATCTCGGGCCTGGACTTCTTAAATGTGCTCATCGAAAGCAAGGCATTAAAACGAAAGTGCGAATTGGAAGGTACATCTTTCATGATGCCCGTCACGGTATAGTCGCCCGCGTTCGACCTTCCTGCCGATTCGCTGCCATGCAATGCTTTACCAATGGGATCTGCATCGCCAAAATATTTTTTGGCGGTGCTTTCGGTAAGGACGATGCTGTAGGGGGCTGCCAATACGGTCTTCGGATTGCCGCGTACCAATGGCCAACTGAATACGTCAAACGCGGTAGAGTCCATAAAGAAAACACCATCCTCCTGGTAGATCTTGTCTTCATAGGTGAGCAAAATATCGGCCCGGCCGGAGAATTGAACCACTTTCTCGATCTCCGGAAAATCCTGTCGAAGGGCTGGTCCGATGGGGGCATTTCCCCAAACCCAAAATGGATTTGCCTTTGCACTTTCTTCCGAATCCTTTGCCGATTTGTATCCATGGATCACCCGGTAGATCCGGTCGCCTTTTTCATGGTAGTTGTCATAGGACAATTCATCCTGCACAAACATGAAAATCAGAAAGCAACACGCCATCCCCAACCCCAGTCCAAAAATATTAATGACCGAATAGGCTTTCTTTTTAACGAGGTTTCTCCAGGCGATTTTAAAATAATTTTTGACCATGGCATATTGGGTTAGCGTGGGTGTATGTTTTAGATTTTTCAGCAAGATGGGCCTGAGCAGCTTGAGCATTTCCCAGGTATACATTCGTTTTGCTTTGGCCGGTGAGAATTGCTCGACATGGTCGAAGAAAAGTTCTTCCATGTCGCCTTCGATCTCTTCCAGGTATTCTTTCTTCAGAAAGAACCTCAGGAATTTGACCGGCCATTCGGGAGGATTGATTTCGCCGGGCTGGATCATATTACTTTCAACTCGTGCGCCACTGCCCCGACCGTTGCTTCGATGGAATCCCACAACCCGGCACGGATCTCTTTCATCTCCGCCAGCACCTTGCGGGCATACGACGTCGTGGTGTAGATGCGCTTGCGCTTCCCTCCTCTCTTCAGCGTGGTTTCGCCAAACTCGGAAGTTAGAAATCCCTTCTCCTCCATGCGCTTCAGGGCCGACTGGATGGAACCCACGCTGAGTTTCTCATTCAAACGGGATTCAAGTTCCCGTTTGATCTCAACGCCATAGGCATTTGCTTGCAGGGTGGCCACGGTCAATAAAACCAGTTCCTCAAATTCACCGAGCTTTGTTTTCTTCATGATTACGGATATTAATCGCAATTGCAGTAAATATAGGAGAATATTTTATTCTTAATTGCAGTAAATATCAAAAAAAGTGGTTTTGAGGGGATTTCCGGGTGTAAATAAACCTTGGGTATTCTTTTCCATCCCACAGTTCTGACTACTATAATATGATATGCGACTTCGCAATTTTGGGGCTTACATCTTTCCCATTGCCCAATCATTCATCTTTCATTCACACAACTCTCCTTGTCGTCGGAAATATCAGTATCAAAATGACAAAGCGCCTGATCTACTCTTCGACATCAGTTCACCGTGGCCCTCATCTGCGCTATTACAGACGAAATTATTATCTTGATTCCAAACAAATATGCCTTCATGAATCAAAAAATAAGGAAATCAGTCTTTAGCATAGAAAGAGATCGAACACTCGTACTTATGTTCCTGGCTATCGTTGGAATTTGGTTTGGATTCGCTTGGTATCTAAAAAGAAATTACTTTGACGCGTCTGCAGAAACTGCAGGACAACTTGGCGACACATTCGGCGTAATCAATTCTCTGTTCTCTGCCTTGGCCTTTGCCGGTCTTTTCTACACCATTCGATTGCAGAAAAAAGAACTGCACGAAACTAAATTGGAATTCAGACTACAAAATCAGACGCTGCAAAGACAAAACTTCGAAAATACTTTCTTCAACCTAATACAATCTCGCAAGGACGTAATCTATTATCTGGAATCGGCCAAATATGACGCTTCCTATCAGAGCGGCGAAGATCATTTGGATCAAATTGCGCACAATTTAAAGGCATACCTACCAGACGCGCTCAATCTTCAGGGCAAACAGATTACACAAACTGAGCTGGAGCAATTCAATAGTTTGATTCCATCCAAATCAATTGATCCATACATCCGGTCGCTTAACAAAGTCCTACAATACGTTCAAGAGAATACTGCAAATGAAAAGGATCGGCTGTTTTATAATTCCATCATATCATCCAAGCTACTAACTGATGAAGCTATTTTATTAAGCTACTACGTTCTATTGGGAGGAGCAGATCTTGAGACGCGTGGCCGCATTGACTACATGCTGAAATCTAACACCTAATCCAAATTTCTAATCTAAGTCAATGGGAAAAAGAATTCCCCGATCACCAAGTCAACTCCACCAACGACACGCCCTGCCTCGGCAAGTCAAACGTCAGGACTGCCTTTCCATCGGGGGCGTCCTTCCATTCAGGCGATGTATACAGTTGTAACTGTCCGGCGCTCTCGAGTGCCTGGTATTGTTCGGGCGTTACCTGCTGGGGGCTGCCCAGGCCTTTCCATTTTTCAAATGCGTTGCTGAAATGCTGGTCCACGCGGTAGTGATGGACCATCACTTTGTATGCTGCGATTCCCTCAACGGTTAACTCAATAGGAGAAGACGCGCCGGATACATTATCATCATGATAGTTCCATACCATGACCCAAACCGAATTCTGTTTTGTGCTGGCAATCGCAGAGACATCGTTTTGTTCGGTCACACCCTTAGCGATGATGTCGGCAGCGCTCCGTCCGTGGTCCGATCGCACCAAAATTCTTTTTCCCTCCATCATGCCGAACATGCGGAAGACATTCAACACGGGTTTGTCGACGCCATGCGTGGCCAGATCGCGGAAGCCGGCAAACCATTCCTGATCTTCAAATTCAAACGACCAGCTTACGGCGCCTTTCAAATTCACTTTGTACTGATCCACCAGCTCATAGATCCTGGCAAATGATGATGCCGTATAACTGGAATACATCGTTCCGTTGCGATAGCCAAATTTCGGGTCTCTCTTTTCCGAACATGCCGCACATCCCTCGGGATCGCATTCACCGATAATGATTGGAATATCTTTCAACTCAGGAAATGAATTGACTGCTTCAAAAGCTTTCTGTATGTCTTTCAACTGTGCTCCCATATTCATGCGGATATGTCCATCGGTGAATTCCGGTGAGCCCTTGGCGTGAAAACCGATGTATTGCAGTGGTGTTCCTGTTTTTCCTGTGGCATAGTTCTTCCCGTGAAGACAATGTTCCATGAAGTTGGTGAGGTAGCGATAGGCCTTTTCACTTCTCGGGCTGGTGGTGTGTGGTCCACCGATCGTACATTCCGGGCAGGCCCGCTTCAGTCCATCCGCAGCATAGTCGTACAATTTGCAGTACTCTTCGAATGTACCCGACCAATAGCCAATGTCCGGCTCATTCCATACTTCCCATAGCCATGTCATGACCTCTTGTTTCCCATAACGATCGATAGAATGCTTCACCCATTGATATACCAGCTCCCTCCACTTATTATAATCCTTTGGCGGATACGTCCAGCCGGTCCATAAGTTGCCGCCTTTGCTCCAGGTGTGTTCATACGGCTCCGGTTTCGAGGAAAGGTCTTTTGGCATGAACCCGATTTCCATCAGCGGTTTCATTCCCTTTTTTATGTACGTATCGACGATGCTGTCGACCACGGTCCAATTGTAGATCGCTTTACCCTTCTTGTCTTCTTTATAAGCATCCGTGTAGCCCCACTTGAGATCGGGGCCTGGGCTGTTGCCTTTGGAGGTCAGAAGATTGTGGGCTCTCACATAGACGGTGACCGGACTTAGTTGCTTCAATTCTGTCAACAACTTCTGACCATCTCTCCGGGTGGTGTAGTTGGGTTCATCGTATCCAAAGAACGACCAGAACGGTGTCATCTCCCCTACCGGCTTTGACGCGTCCACTTGGATGGCTACCGGGCGTTGCTGTGCAAACGAAAATCGTAAACCAAAAAGCAGGATAATTAGTAATACACGATTCATACAGACGGTTTTCGGGGTTTGGTTTTTTGCGAGTCCATGAAAAATCAATCAGCAAACGGTTAAGGAGCAGGTGTCCGCTCCGGTTTTCCATTTTAAGTGTTGAATATACGATTATAGAGGTTTAGGAGAATGTTTGAAAATAATCGATGTCTTTCTTTATGGAGGTCCTCCTCGCGTACATCAGCGGTAGAACCCGCTCTTCATGCCCCGTCCTTTTTCGGCGTTGTGGAGTGGAAATCCAATCCCTCGAGGCGATCAGAAACACCATGAGCATGCGGGCAGGGCTATCAACCTTGGAATCTCATTGGCTCGCTCGTGATTTCAAGCCAGAAATTTGGAATCATCCCAAATCCATTTATATTTGTTAGACAAATCGAATAGAAATGCCGAAAGAATATCTCGGAGAATTTGAGGAACTGGTTTTAACATTAGTCGCCATCCTGGACAAAGAGGCGTACGGAAACGCTATTGTCAAGGAGATTGAAGAACAAATCCACCGGCAGGTAAATCTCGGAGGCGTTCACGTTACCCTCTACAGGCTTGAAGACAAAGGCTACATCAAGTCGCGCGTGGGCGGTGCCACCAGTGAGCGGGGAGGAAGAAGAAAGCGATTCTTTACCATCACCGCCGCCGGACTTTCCCTTCTGAAATCGATGAAGGAAGATCGTCAGCATTTATGGAAGTTAATCCCTCAACTGAAATAGTCTATGGAAACGCCACAGTTGCCCCAATGGATATTGGTCATGCTTCGCTGGATTTGTCCGGCAGAGTTGTTTGAGATGATCGAAGGTGATCTGATCGAACAGCTTCATGTTGACACACAACGCTATGGGCCGGCACGCGCGCGACGCAAAGCCATCCTCCATGCTCTTGACTTTATCCGGCTGGGCATCATTGCGAGAAACGGCATGCCATCCTTCAATACGCCCATGACCTTCCACTTTTTCCGGTTTTTCTTTCGGGGAATGAAAAAGCACGCGGGATATTCCTTTATCAACATCAGCGGGCTGGCCCTTGGATTGGCAACGGTATTGCTGATGATGATCTATGTATTCGATGAGTATCGCTATGACAGGTTTCACAAAGACTCCGAAAAGGTTTTCAGGATCGTGAGCAAGATAGACCTGGGTGGTGAAATCCTTTACACAGCATTTAGCCCCAATGCGCTTTCCGATGCCATCAAACACGATTATCCACAAATCGAGTATGTTACCAGAGCTTCTTTTTTTGGTCCGTCGCAGTCACTGGTTTCAGACAAAAGCGAGGTGTATGCCCGGGGACTTGCAGCCGACCCGGCTTTTTTCAAGATCTTTTCATTTACGTGTATAGAGGGAAATCTTGCCACGGCGCTGGAACTATCGGACTTAACCGCCATCGTGATCACAAAAGATCTGGCGATAAAACTTTTTGGACAATACCGCGACGTTGTCGGCAATACACTACGAGACGGACGTCGCATAGCAGCGGTCATCGAAAATGTTCCCAACAACTCTCATATCCAGTTTGACTTTGTAACGGGATTTATGCCGTACACACCTGAAATGGCCATTTGGGGTAATTTTGGATCGTATCACTATGTAAAGTTTAAGGACGTCCGCAACGTTCCGGAGGTCCAACAAAGTTTGCAGGCGCTTCTGACCAGTCGCCTGAATGCCGATCCCCATACTGCTGGGTTCAAAGGAACGCTTCGTTTTCAACCGCTGACGGCTATACATCTGGATGAGGTCACCTATTCCATGGAGCCTGTCGGGAAGGGAAACAAACAGTACGCCATCATTTTTACCGTGATGGCCATCTTCATTCTGGCCATTGCCTGCATCAACTTTACAAACCTGGCGACTGTGCGGGGGATCAGACGAGCCAAAGAGATCGGGGTGAGAAAAACCATTGGCGCCGTTCGGTTTCAGTTAGTCATGCAACTGCTTGGCGAGTCCATGATGGCTGCAACCAT carries:
- a CDS encoding ABC transporter permease; amino-acid sequence: MIQPGEINPPEWPVKFLRFFLKKEYLEEIEGDMEELFFDHVEQFSPAKAKRMYTWEMLKLLRPILLKNLKHTPTLTQYAMVKNYFKIAWRNLVKKKAYSVINIFGLGLGMACCFLIFMFVQDELSYDNYHEKGDRIYRVIHGYKSAKDSEESAKANPFWVWGNAPIGPALRQDFPEIEKVVQFSGRADILLTYEDKIYQEDGVFFMDSTAFDVFSWPLVRGNPKTVLAAPYSIVLTESTAKKYFGDADPIGKALHGSESAGRSNAGDYTVTGIMKDVPSNSHFRFNALLSMSTFKKSRPEIFDEWGYVDSYTYFLVKDQFNEAAFKQKIPAFLTRVQKDPNYTIGIEPLKNVYLRTFAERQPGETGSLPNIYVFSIIGIFILVIAIINFMNLATARSMERGKEVGIRKSIGAERSSLIFQFLGESFLIVFLSMMVAALIVFVALPYMIDFTGKQLVVLRFVNWQTIPFMIGGMLLIGLVAGSYPALVLSGFRPALVLKGVTRSTAGGINLRRGLVIFQFSLSIALIAGTIIVYSQMNQLLDKDLGFDKERMLVLDYNYDEAVNRKSQVLKTEMESIPAVLSSAFSRSVPGSHFPNAGTEIQGADGEMKGLGQPIFQVGIDFITHFGLKLVAGRSYSREFPSDSTSALVVNEAAAKQYGYTNPADIVGKKFDQWGRKGVVIGVVKDFNFISLHRTIEPLTLPFEAYASRYMTLKIKTENIPGTIQEIKAVWSRLVPHRPFLYSFLDDDFNRQYQSDFIFRRLFTTFACLAIFIACLGLLGLATYTAELRTKEIGIRKVLGADVRNIIALLSSDFIKLVLIAIVIATPISWYAMNQWLESFAYKMEIRLWIFAVAGLVALFIAAFTISFQSVKAALMNPVTSLRSE
- a CDS encoding PadR family transcriptional regulator, whose translation is MKKTKLGEFEELVLLTVATLQANAYGVEIKRELESRLNEKLSVGSIQSALKRMEEKGFLTSEFGETTLKRGGKRKRIYTTTSYARKVLAEMKEIRAGLWDSIEATVGAVAHELKVI
- a CDS encoding GH39 family glycosyl hydrolase gives rise to the protein MNRVLLIILLFGLRFSFAQQRPVAIQVDASKPVGEMTPFWSFFGYDEPNYTTRRDGQKLLTELKQLSPVTVYVRAHNLLTSKGNSPGPDLKWGYTDAYKEDKKGKAIYNWTVVDSIVDTYIKKGMKPLMEIGFMPKDLSSKPEPYEHTWSKGGNLWTGWTYPPKDYNKWRELVYQWVKHSIDRYGKQEVMTWLWEVWNEPDIGYWSGTFEEYCKLYDYAADGLKRACPECTIGGPHTTSPRSEKAYRYLTNFMEHCLHGKNYATGKTGTPLQYIGFHAKGSPEFTDGHIRMNMGAQLKDIQKAFEAVNSFPELKDIPIIIGECDPEGCAACSEKRDPKFGYRNGTMYSSYTASSFARIYELVDQYKVNLKGAVSWSFEFEDQEWFAGFRDLATHGVDKPVLNVFRMFGMMEGKRILVRSDHGRSAADIIAKGVTEQNDVSAIASTKQNSVWVMVWNYHDDNVSGASSPIELTVEGIAAYKVMVHHYRVDQHFSNAFEKWKGLGSPQQVTPEQYQALESAGQLQLYTSPEWKDAPDGKAVLTFDLPRQGVSLVELTW
- a CDS encoding PadR family transcriptional regulator, producing MPKEYLGEFEELVLTLVAILDKEAYGNAIVKEIEEQIHRQVNLGGVHVTLYRLEDKGYIKSRVGGATSERGGRRKRFFTITAAGLSLLKSMKEDRQHLWKLIPQLK